One genomic region from Nocardia vinacea encodes:
- a CDS encoding AMP-binding protein, with protein sequence MKALISGQLDLMARQHPERPAVAEVGVKIENTLTWRDLDRITAALADQYLRSIEFDEKSLIIVEASNRLESAAAILAILRAGIGCAPINARSPQPERHRLFTAAARRFAKVYELNPQTGALDSACFAREDRPKASEPSPEYLLAGGGTSGVPRLIDGYIDGGALGPMGGYRLLLEGAGWTQGMRQLIVGPLYHSAPFRTFLSGVFAGHTIMLQGTFSAERTWNVLQRERIQWVQVTPTHMRRMMEGGAPPKSAVSALRGLLHTAAPCDVRTKRFWLDYLGPDRLFEAYGATEQIGMTLCNGHEWLERPGTVGRGFLTQVQVLGENGTPVPHGEPGTVYMRTAAGKGMRPAHHEAVQYSRSGFQTVGDQGRLDRDGYLYLDGRRTDVFSVGGANVYPDEIEAAILRVGGVVDVAVFAAEDPAFGAIPHAMIVIEGGSSIRAQEIREFCRRELSIHKVPKKIEIVDAIPRNEAGKIERSKLSLSSKIPEKGQPK encoded by the coding sequence GTGAAAGCGCTGATATCCGGGCAGCTCGACTTGATGGCCAGGCAGCACCCGGAACGCCCGGCAGTCGCCGAGGTAGGCGTCAAAATTGAAAATACATTGACGTGGCGTGATCTGGATCGGATTACCGCCGCACTCGCAGATCAGTATTTGCGAAGTATTGAGTTCGACGAAAAGTCGCTGATTATCGTCGAGGCGAGCAATCGCCTCGAGAGCGCAGCGGCGATCCTGGCGATACTTCGGGCGGGTATCGGGTGCGCTCCGATCAACGCTCGTTCTCCGCAGCCCGAGAGACATCGATTGTTCACCGCGGCAGCAAGAAGGTTTGCAAAAGTATATGAGCTGAACCCGCAGACCGGAGCGCTCGATTCTGCCTGTTTTGCCAGGGAGGACCGACCGAAGGCGTCAGAACCAAGTCCGGAGTACCTCTTGGCAGGCGGTGGAACGTCTGGAGTGCCAAGGCTAATCGATGGGTACATCGATGGTGGAGCGCTCGGGCCAATGGGAGGATATAGGCTTTTGCTTGAAGGGGCTGGCTGGACCCAGGGAATGCGGCAACTGATCGTAGGTCCGCTGTATCATTCGGCGCCCTTTAGGACCTTTCTGTCCGGAGTATTTGCCGGGCACACGATCATGCTACAGGGCACCTTCTCGGCGGAAAGAACATGGAACGTGCTCCAACGCGAAAGAATACAATGGGTCCAAGTCACACCTACACACATGAGGCGAATGATGGAGGGGGGCGCACCCCCGAAGAGTGCCGTGAGCGCACTACGAGGGCTTCTCCATACCGCTGCACCCTGCGATGTTAGAACAAAGAGATTCTGGCTCGACTATTTGGGGCCGGACCGACTATTCGAAGCCTACGGTGCGACCGAGCAAATAGGTATGACGCTATGCAATGGTCATGAATGGCTTGAGCGTCCAGGAACAGTTGGACGGGGCTTTCTCACTCAGGTACAGGTGCTCGGTGAGAATGGCACACCTGTGCCGCATGGTGAGCCGGGAACGGTTTACATGCGGACTGCGGCCGGCAAGGGCATGCGCCCCGCTCATCACGAAGCTGTTCAATATTCGCGATCGGGATTTCAGACGGTAGGTGACCAAGGCCGCCTCGACCGCGACGGCTATCTGTATCTCGACGGGCGGCGGACGGATGTCTTCTCAGTTGGCGGGGCAAATGTATATCCCGACGAAATTGAGGCGGCAATTCTTCGGGTCGGAGGAGTCGTGGACGTAGCTGTTTTCGCGGCAGAGGATCCTGCTTTCGGTGCCATCCCTCACGCGATGATCGTGATAGAAGGCGGTTCCTCGATACGGGCGCAAGAGATTCGTGAGTTCTGTCGGAGGGAGCTCTCGATTCACAAAGTACCGAAGAAGATCGAGATTGTAGATGCTATCCCACGCAACGAGGCCGGAAAGATTGAGCGGTCGAAGTTGTCGCTATCTAGTAAGATTCCGGAGAAAGGTCAACCGAAATGA
- a CDS encoding IclR family transcriptional regulator — protein sequence MQTVSRALNILRLLASEPHGLSLSEISRRLKVAPASTHRIVSVLEKELYVTRSHVTRRIYLGPTAKTLTESYRPLHADKLVTPHASIRRANDACGETVFLSERVQNRVICLAIVESRFDTKPDIRIGQELSINETGAEAILAWCDEQIVRSFASAEFSSETQPMTDFLRRLDDVRRRGYAVGPLAAHAPWSVSAPIVRSTGTVVASVTITAPYARMSDTKGRECVTESVLTAATEIGSDLGWTEEYPNP from the coding sequence ATGCAGACAGTTTCAAGAGCTCTGAACATTCTAAGGCTGCTTGCATCCGAGCCCCACGGGCTCTCACTCTCGGAGATATCGAGACGACTTAAGGTGGCACCTGCCAGTACTCATAGGATCGTCTCGGTGCTGGAGAAGGAGCTATATGTCACGAGATCCCACGTGACCAGAAGGATCTATCTCGGTCCGACCGCAAAGACTCTGACTGAGAGTTATCGCCCTCTCCACGCGGATAAGCTAGTGACACCCCATGCCTCGATCAGGCGCGCAAACGACGCCTGTGGTGAGACTGTATTTCTTTCTGAACGAGTTCAGAATCGTGTCATATGCCTCGCGATCGTCGAATCGCGGTTTGATACGAAGCCGGACATAAGAATCGGTCAGGAGCTATCCATCAACGAAACAGGGGCCGAGGCGATTCTTGCGTGGTGCGATGAACAGATCGTGCGGTCATTCGCTTCTGCAGAGTTTTCTTCTGAGACACAACCGATGACGGACTTCCTTCGCCGACTGGATGATGTGAGAAGACGAGGCTATGCGGTCGGTCCATTGGCCGCACACGCTCCATGGTCAGTGTCGGCACCTATAGTACGGTCAACGGGCACCGTGGTTGCATCGGTGACCATCACTGCTCCATATGCTCGAATGAGCGATACAAAGGGCCGGGAATGCGTGACGGAATCTGTACTGACGGCCGCTACAGAAATCGGATCCGATCTCGGTTGGACCGAGGAGTATCCAAATCCTTGA
- a CDS encoding ParB/RepB/Spo0J family partition protein, with protein sequence MGVGVSQPAQEPDPFAQGSSAALVWLSGIQSVPVEQTPISTIRSGLLVREDARTNTDHVQALVESIAELPAIIVHRPTMNLIDGAHRLAAVRALGRESIGVRFFDGSDDDAYALAVCSNIGHGLPLSVSERKAAAIRLMGSHPSWSDRLIARTAGLSHKTVGVLRRRTSGAGTQSDSRVGSDGKVRPMDADKGRRIAADIIRDRPGASLREVSKLAGISPSTVADVRERLSRGDSPVAADEGTESAAGRIPANDLPPTQKPGSNSQVSPTTPSQPGMRQLRGAVITLQGKLLKSLQNDPALRFNEKGRSILRHVAVSVNEIVAWQKFAGDSPTHCNGTLARVARANAQSWTDLAEHLERLERADRATG encoded by the coding sequence ATGGGCGTGGGCGTGAGTCAACCAGCTCAAGAGCCAGATCCCTTCGCTCAGGGGAGCTCAGCGGCACTGGTCTGGCTGTCAGGGATACAGTCTGTACCAGTCGAGCAGACACCGATCAGCACAATTCGATCCGGCCTGCTCGTTCGCGAAGACGCGAGAACAAATACAGACCACGTTCAGGCCCTCGTGGAGTCGATAGCCGAGCTGCCCGCAATAATCGTGCATCGGCCGACAATGAACTTGATAGACGGTGCGCACCGCTTGGCGGCAGTCCGCGCGCTTGGCCGCGAATCGATCGGTGTTCGCTTCTTTGACGGCAGCGATGATGACGCCTATGCCCTGGCGGTCTGCTCGAATATCGGACACGGGCTGCCGTTATCGGTCAGCGAACGTAAGGCTGCGGCAATTCGGCTCATGGGTTCTCATCCGAGCTGGTCAGACCGCCTGATCGCTCGTACAGCCGGCCTGTCCCACAAGACTGTGGGTGTGCTGCGTCGGCGTACAAGTGGTGCCGGTACCCAGTCGGACAGTCGAGTCGGCAGTGATGGAAAAGTCCGTCCTATGGACGCAGACAAAGGTCGGCGAATAGCGGCAGACATTATCCGCGATCGTCCTGGCGCATCGCTACGGGAGGTATCCAAACTCGCTGGCATCTCGCCGAGCACCGTGGCGGACGTCCGTGAGCGTTTGAGCCGCGGCGATAGCCCGGTGGCAGCCGACGAGGGCACAGAAAGCGCGGCGGGCAGGATTCCAGCGAACGATCTGCCGCCAACGCAGAAGCCAGGGAGCAACTCGCAGGTTTCACCGACAACGCCATCCCAACCGGGGATGCGCCAACTCAGAGGTGCAGTGATAACGCTCCAGGGAAAGCTTCTCAAATCGCTGCAGAACGATCCGGCTCTTCGATTCAACGAAAAGGGAAGATCGATCCTTCGGCACGTGGCCGTGTCAGTTAACGAAATCGTAGCATGGCAGAAGTTCGCGGGCGATAGTCCGACGCACTGCAACGGAACACTGGCTCGAGTGGCACGCGCCAATGCCCAGTCGTGGACCGATCTTGCTGAGCATCTCGAGCGGTTGGAACGGGCCGATCGTGCCACCGGGTGA
- a CDS encoding polysaccharide biosynthesis protein, whose product MGDMAEFARYLNVRRRELSVPGTRLREKLTNRSVLVTGATGCVGSILLEQLSTLNPAALIGVGLDEPVTRQAYVDYVFADVRADSEMDQLFDRFRPDVVFHLAAQRDPGLAEKDVARTVTTNVLGTANIVDKALAFGVTDLVYASTGKAMRPYTRDVYAASKKVAEWVVSRAGVEGGLSVTAARFTHIVDNSIVLEKFRALCRKGSVLPVHDPNATFYVQSAIESAQLLMASLLVGQMHRPAVCAINNLGWPFRVLDIADGVIHEVGNRVAVDIVGEELGYEQGVYPGLFDSKLSGDISPLINVLEARSLLDVGLPEIDAALLQPPSSYIMDSNFETLLKLCADSSSDDLIKKCMDDLLYEMLAATLALTPDHVIKRMVKFSAQPRGSASTQYSHARIDELLHERARDSKSDLVTRR is encoded by the coding sequence ATGGGTGACATGGCGGAATTTGCTCGATATCTCAATGTACGGCGCCGGGAGTTGTCGGTGCCCGGCACCAGGCTTAGGGAGAAACTGACGAATCGTTCGGTGCTCGTGACTGGTGCGACAGGTTGTGTCGGAAGTATCTTGCTGGAGCAATTGTCAACGCTGAATCCAGCGGCACTGATCGGAGTCGGGCTAGACGAGCCAGTGACGCGTCAAGCGTACGTGGACTACGTGTTTGCCGATGTGCGCGCGGACTCGGAGATGGATCAGCTATTTGATCGATTCCGTCCTGATGTGGTGTTTCACCTCGCGGCTCAGCGAGATCCGGGGCTAGCCGAAAAAGACGTCGCCCGAACGGTGACAACGAACGTTCTGGGAACGGCAAACATCGTGGATAAGGCGCTAGCCTTCGGCGTGACGGATCTGGTGTACGCGTCGACCGGCAAGGCGATGCGTCCCTATACTCGTGACGTCTACGCGGCCAGCAAGAAGGTGGCCGAATGGGTCGTGTCGAGGGCGGGCGTAGAGGGCGGTCTATCGGTTACAGCGGCTCGATTCACACATATTGTGGACAACTCGATCGTGCTGGAAAAGTTCCGGGCGCTCTGCAGGAAGGGAAGTGTTCTGCCGGTCCACGATCCCAACGCTACCTTCTATGTGCAGAGTGCGATCGAATCAGCGCAACTATTGATGGCCAGCCTATTGGTCGGCCAGATGCATCGGCCGGCTGTCTGCGCAATCAACAACTTGGGTTGGCCTTTCCGTGTGCTCGACATCGCCGACGGCGTCATTCACGAAGTCGGCAATCGTGTTGCAGTGGACATTGTTGGCGAGGAACTTGGATACGAACAAGGCGTGTATCCAGGTTTGTTCGACAGCAAGTTGTCAGGCGACATCAGCCCTCTCATCAATGTGCTCGAGGCGAGATCACTGCTCGATGTGGGTCTACCCGAGATTGACGCCGCTCTGCTCCAGCCGCCATCTAGCTATATAATGGATAGTAACTTCGAGACGCTGCTCAAGTTATGCGCCGACAGCTCGTCAGACGATCTGATCAAAAAATGCATGGACGATCTGCTGTACGAGATGCTCGCGGCCACTCTGGCTTTGACACCTGATCACGTCATCAAACGGATGGTCAAGTTCTCGGCGCAGCCCCGTGGCAGCGCATCGACGCAATACTCCCATGCCCGGATCGACGAGCTTCTTCACGAGCGTGCCCGCGATTCGAAATCGGACCTAGTGACGCGGCGATGA
- a CDS encoding phosphopantetheine-binding protein: MTVVSDVLVGIKRAAMSHEDVADAEAFEILNHGTVGLAIVPKSFANAVEIRNHVLATSNENEVLTTVALVDKLPRDTQGYANPEEVAAIVGRLPETYLAVYEPASTDTESSIISMLVAVTRTPIIGMRDDFVDIGVDSAAAVRLSSLLEEKFGIELQLGEVFRAATANGLAFLIEDHRRARPC, from the coding sequence ATGACGGTTGTTAGTGATGTTCTTGTTGGGATCAAAAGAGCCGCTATGTCGCATGAGGATGTCGCTGACGCCGAAGCGTTCGAGATCCTGAATCATGGTACTGTCGGTCTTGCTATCGTTCCAAAGTCCTTTGCGAACGCGGTAGAAATCCGCAACCATGTACTCGCGACGTCGAACGAAAATGAAGTGCTGACGACCGTTGCGCTTGTCGACAAGCTGCCCAGAGATACTCAGGGATATGCGAATCCTGAAGAAGTCGCGGCTATTGTAGGCCGTTTGCCTGAAACGTATCTTGCCGTCTACGAACCTGCATCGACGGATACCGAGAGCTCGATCATCTCCATGCTTGTGGCGGTGACGCGGACTCCGATTATCGGCATGAGGGACGACTTCGTTGACATCGGAGTCGACTCAGCCGCGGCGGTGCGACTCAGCTCTCTTCTGGAAGAGAAGTTCGGTATCGAACTACAACTCGGCGAAGTATTCCGCGCAGCTACAGCGAACGGACTGGCGTTTCTGATCGAGGACCATCGTCGGGCGCGCCCGTGTTAG